From Oryza sativa Japonica Group chromosome 4, ASM3414082v1, one genomic window encodes:
- the LOC4335456 gene encoding uncharacterized protein encodes MARCPGAAGVAERWTARALAGAVLDVALVWACLWVAAAASAAASALALLGVPLPCTCARPHLPCLLAFLSRYPSRALASLASALLSRFPFASSCSPSPSSDDDHGVEHEESGRVDGVEEVDEHPADDGEVRREAVVVEEERDARAALQRELEKERSAAASAAEEAMAMILRLQKEKSALEIEARQQRRTADERCAFYEDEVEELRDIVLVRERESRALQKEVDAYRRLLGLAAEDGDDDDDEDDMMTPPSTMVEGEPSTSRSVYKDSRNGAMPQLGNDYGFSLKTPFSPQELLSPIKVGHIKGINEDKLSAGPSEKIPMVGLKPEVDSSKDDRVETIEILPLSARSLDQVGYGEVVAAVDTKAPEQLPHEFQEECGGVDKIGGDSTGSENDANIYDVHVVDDICFPTEVKGLICRSFSDATMQAEKLQNRVAADDLLGKSLNAIKGAQDKIKHAASERKQSLQLQLLEDIANQLQEIKVAAEAGRQLHCASPRNLKKS; translated from the exons ATGGCGCGGTGCCCcggcgcggcgggcgtggcggAGCGGTGGACGGCGCGGGCGCTGGCGGGCGCCGTCCTCGACGTCGCGCTCGTCTGGGCCTGCCTCTGGgtcgcggcggccgcctccgccgcggccagcGCCCTCGCCCTCCTCGGCGTACCCCTCCCCTGCACCTGCGCCCGCCCCCACCTCCCCTgcctcctcgccttcctctcccgcTACCCCTCCCGCGCCctcgcctccctcgcctccgccctcctctcccgcttccccttcgcctcctcctgttccccctccccctcctccgacgacgaccacggcgtcGAACACGAGGAATCGGGCCGCGTCgatggggtggaggaggtggacgaGCAcccggccgacgacggcgaggtgaggcgggaggcggtggtggtggaggaggagcgggacgCGCGCGCCGCGCTGCAGCGGGAGCTGGAGAAGGAGCGgagcgccgcggcgtcggcggccgagGAGGCGATGGCCATGATCCTGCGCCTGCAGAAGGAGAAGTCGGCGCTCGAGATCGAGGCGCGCCAGCAGCGCCGCACCGCCGACGAGCGCTGCGCCTTCTACGAGGACGAGGTGGAGGAGCTCCGGGACATCGTGCTCGTGCGGGAGCGCGAGTCCCGCGCGCTGCAGAAGGAGGTGGACGcctaccgccgcctcctcggcctcgccgccgaggacggcgacgacgacgacgatgaggatgaTATGATGACGCCTCCTAGCACCATGGTGGAGGGCGAGCCAAGCACGTCCAGATCTGTGTATAAGGATAGTAGAAATGGCGCGATGCCGCAATTGGGGAATGACTATGGGTTCAGCTTGAAGACGCCGTTTTCGCCCCAAGAACTACTGTCACCTATTAAAGTGGGTCATATCAAAGGGATCAATGAGGATAAGCTGTCTGCTGGGCCATCTGAGAAAATTCCCATGGTTGGATTGAAACCAGAGGTTGATAGCTCCAAGGATGATCGCGTGGAGACGATTGAAATCCTTCCACTATCTGCTCGAAGCTTAGATCAGGTTGGTTATGGTGAAGTTGTTGCTGCAGTTGATACAAAAGCTCCAGAGCAACTGCCTCATGAGTTTCAGGAGGAGTGTGGAGGTGTAGACAAGATTGGTGGTGATTCTACGGGAAGTGAGAATGATGCGAATATCTATGATGTGCATGTGGTTGATGATATATGCTTCCCAACTGAAG TTAAAGGCCTGATTTGCCGAAGTTTCTCAGATGCAACAATGCAAGCAGAGAAGTTACAAAACAGAGTTGCTGCAGATGATCTCCTTGGGAAAAGTCTGAATGCCATTAAAGGTGCACAAGACAAGATAAAGCATGCAGCAAGTGAAAGAAAGCAATCATTACAGCTGCAACTCTTAGAGGACATAGCTAACCAACTTCAGGAAATCAAGGTTGCTGCAGAAGCAGGGCGACAGCTGCATTGTGCTTCCCctagaaatttgaagaaaagCTAG
- the LOC4335455 gene encoding cysteine proteinase 1 — protein sequence MARHRHRLAAAAALLLLLLSSAAALSSSAAEGEEDPLIEQVVGGGEEEDAQLDAEAHFASFERRFGRTYRDAGERAYRMSVFAANLRRARRHQRLDPTATHGVTKFSDLTPGEFRDRFLGLRRPSLEGLVGGEPHEAPILPTDGLPDDFDWREHGAVGPVKDQGSCGSCWSFSTSGALEGAHFLATGKLEVLSEQQMVDCDHECDASESRACDSGCNGGLMTTAFSYLMKSGGLQSEKDYPYAGRENTCKFDKSKIVAQVKNFSVISVNEDQIAANLVKHGPLAIAINAAYMQTYIGGVSCPFICGRHLDHGVLLVGYGSAGYAPIRFKEKPYWIIKNSWGENWGEKGYYKICRGPHDKNKCGVDSMVSSVTAIHTSKKEE from the exons AtggcgcgccaccgccaccgcctcgccgccgccgcggcgctcctcctcctcctcctctcctccgccgccgcgctgtcgtcatcggcggcggagggggaggaggaccCGCTCATCGAgcaggtggtcggcggcggggaggaggaggacgcgcagCTGGACGCGGAGGCGCACTTCGCGAGCTTCGAGCGGCGGTTCGGGCGGACGTACCGggacgccggcgagcgcgcgTACCGGATGTCCGTGTTCGCCGCCAacctccgccgcgcgcggcggcaccAGCGGCTGGACCCCACCGCGACGCACGGCGTCACCAAGTTCTCCGACCTCACCCCGGGCGAGTTCCGCGACCGCTtcctcggcctccgccgcccATCCCTGGAGGGCCTCGTCGGCGGGGAGCCGCACGAGGCCCCCATCCTCCCCACCGACGGCCTCCCCGACGACTTCGACTGGCGCGAGCACGGCGCCGTCGGCCCCGTCAAGGACCAG GGTTCGTGCGGATCGTGCTGGTCGTTCAGCACGTCGGGGGCGCTGGAGGGGGCGCACTTCCTCGCCACGGGGAAGCTGGAGGTGCTCAGCGAGCAGCAGATGGTCGACTGCGACCACGAG TGTGATGCATCAGAATCGCGCGCATGCGACTCAGGATGCAACGGTGGCTTGATGACCACAGCCTTCAGCTACCTCATGAAATCCGGTGGCCTACAGAGCGAGAAAGATTACCCGTACGCTGGACGAGAAAACACCTGCAAGTTCGACAAGTCCAAAATCGTTGCCCAAGTAAAGAACTTCAGTGTGATCTCCGTCAACGAAGATCAAATTGCTGCCAACCTCGTCAAACATGGCCCTCTTGCAA TTGCAATCAATGCGGCCTACATGCAGACATACATCGGCGGCGTGTCGTGCCCCTTCATCTGTGGGAGGCACCTTGACCATGGTGTCCTCCTTGTTGGCTACGGATCGGCAGGATACGCACCGATCCGCTTCAAGGAGAAGCCGTACTGGATCATCAAGAACTCGTGGGGCGAGAACTGGGGGGAGAAGGGGTACTACAAGATCTGCAGGGGACCTCATGACAAGAACAAGTGCGGTGTTGATTCCATGGTCTCCTCAGTGACTGCCATCCATACCTCCAAAAAGGAGGAGTAG